Within Halobacterium zhouii, the genomic segment CGACGAGGCGGGCCACGAACTCCGGTCGTTCGACAAACACGGGAACCGGCTGAACGAGGTCGAGTACCACCCCTTCGTCCACGAACAGGAGCGCGTAGCGTACGAGGAGTTCGGCCTCACACACGACGCCTTCCACGCGCCGCCGGGCTGCGACGAACCCGTCGGGTTGACGCACACGCTCACGATGCAGGCGCTGCTGTCGTACGTCGACGCGGGCTTTTGCTGCCCCGTCTCGATGACCACGGGCGCCGCCATCGTCCTCGAGAAGTTCGACGACGGCAGCCTCGAGGAGTACTTCGAGGCGCTGACCGCCCGCGACGCCACCGAGCACATCGAGGGCGCGATGTTCCTCACCGAGAAACAGGGCGGGTCCGACGTCGGCGCGAACAAGGTGCGGGCCGAACGCACCGACGAGGACGACGTCTACGAACTCCACGGCGAGAAGTGGTTCTGCTCGAACATCGACGCCGAGGGCGCACTCGCGCTCGCCCGTACGCCGGACGCCCCGGACGGCGTGGAGGGTCTGTCGCTGTTCCTCGTACCGAAAACGTTGCCGGACGGCGAGGTCAACGACGCGCACTTCCGGCGGCTGAAGGACAAACTCGGCACCATCTCCGTGCCGACCGGCGAGATCGAGTTCCAGGGCGCGGAGGCGTACCTCGTCGGCGAGGAGCAGGCTGGCTTCCGGTACATGGCGGAGATGATGAACTTCGAGCGGTTGACCAACGCCACGGGCGCAGTCGGCGTGATGGGGCGCGCGCTCCTCGAGGCGAAGGTGCGCGCGGCCAACCGCGAGGCGTTCGGGAACCCTATCGAGGAGTACCCCCTGATGCGCCGGGACCTCGTCGACATGGCCGTGGACTACGAGGCCGCGGTCGCGTTCTCCTTCGAGGCCGCTCGCTTGCTCGACGAGCGCGAGCGCGCCGGCGACGACTCGGCGGCCTACCAGTTGCTGCGGCTGTTCGTCCCCATCGCGAAGAAGACCACCGCCAGGATGGCCGTCGAGACGTCGTCCTACGCGATGGAGATTCTCGGCGGGAACGGCTACGTTCGCGAGCACACCACCGAGCGACTGCTCCGGGACGCCCAGGTGCTTCCTATCTGGGAGGGGCCGTCGAACGTCCTCGCGCTGGACGTGCTCCGGGCGCTCGAACGCGAGAACGCCCACGAGGCACTGGTGCCATACGTCCGTGAGAAACTCGACGCCGTCGACCACCCCGAACTGACGGCCGTGGCCGACGAGGTCACCTCGCAGTTCCGAGACCTCCAGAACACGCTCGGCGCGCTCGCGGCCGAGGACGACGACTACGCGCAGTACCACGCCAAGCGACTCGCGGACCTGATATTCGACGTCGTGACCGCCGCGCTGTTGCTCGAAGAGGCGCAGTGGCAACTCGACGAGGCGGACGACGCCCGGAAGGCGCTCGTCGCCTGGCACTTCGTGGACACGCGATTCGGGAGCGAGGACGCGTACGGTGTCGCGTCCGGCGAGCGGTTCGCGATGGACGACGACGTCTTCGCGTCCATCGTCAAGCACGCCACGGCGGAACCGGGTGTGCTGGCGGACGCCGCGCCCGCCGACGACTGAAGCCCTGTCGCTTCCCGACGACTTCGGCGGCTACCGCGACGACCACCTGACTGTAGTAGAGCGCGTCGCTCCGGTCGCCGCGAGGTTCGAGCCGGTGCTGGACCTGGCCGACGAACTCGCTGTAGTTCATGCCCCGAGTGTTCGGTCTGCAGCGCCGTACAGGCACCCCGGCGTTCGCTCGGACCGGAGCGTCGCTCGACGAAACTCCGTACGTCTGAGAGCGCGTTCGAGCGAGCGAACACGCCGGAACCGGCGGGTTACTGCGGACGCACTGGGGGTCCGGTTGCGCAGGCGGCGCCGACGGCGCAACCGCCGGTTCTGACGGAACTCCGGGCGCTCCCGCCGCTGCTGCTGAAATCTTGGGCGGCATCGCCGGTGTGACACAACGACTTTCCCTCTGAAGCCCTTCCAATCACACGAAGTGACGTTTGTGTGACTGGAGTAGACGCGACGCTTGCGTGACTGGAGTACTGGTGCGTGACTGTGCCATCGTCGTTTTCAACTAGCTATGAGTGTCGGACGGATCACGGACGACGTATCGATTCCCTCGGTCTCGGAGTTCTTCCAGAGGTACGGGCTCGCGCTCGTGATGGTCGCGAGCTACTTCGGGTCGGGGTCAGTGTTCATCGCAAGCTCCGCCGGCGTCAGGTACGGCTACACGCTGCTCTGGGCCGTCGTCGGCGCTGTCCTGCTGGGATTCATGGCCCAGGACATGAGCGCTCGCCTGGGCATCCACGGCGACTCGCTCGCGGAATTCGCCCGGGAGAAACTCGGATCGACGATCGCGACCGCCGTGGTGGTGTTGCTCTCGGTCGGCTGCGTGGCGTGGACGCTCGAACTCACCGCCGCCGTCGGCCGGGGCGTCGTCGTCCTCCTCGACCTCCAGGCCATCGGCTGGCAGCCTTTCGCGTATCTGACGGGGCTCGCCGCGATGGTCGTCGGCATCCTCGGCTACGACGCCGTCGAGAAGCTCATGGTCGCGATGATGTTCGTCCTCCTGCTCGCGTACGTCCTCGTCGCGGGGGCAAGCAGCCCGGACCTCGCCGCCGTCGCGTCCGGCTTCGTCCCGTCGTTCGCATCGGCGGGGTCGGTGACGCTCGCGGTGAGCATCCTCGGGACGACCGCGCTCTGGCCGAACTTCTTCCTCGAGTCACAGCTCGTCGAGGAGAAGGGCTGGACCGACCGAGCGGACATCCCCACGATGCGGCGCGACCTCGCCATCGGCTACGCCGTCGGCGGCATCACCACGATCGCCATCGTCGTGGCCGCCGCCGCGGTGCTCCGGCCGGCGGGCTACGAACAGCTCCAGACCTTCCTCACGCCGGGCCGGGCGCTCGCGTCCATCCTCGGTGAGTGGGCGATGGTCGTCTTCCTCATCGGTACGCTCGCCGCCGCGTTCAACAGCATCATCCCCATCATGTGGGCGCCCGCGCACATGATCCCGACCGCCATGGGGGACTCGTACGCGGACAGCACGCGCGTGTTCCGCCTCGTCTACGTCGTTGGCGTCGCGCTCGGCAGCCTCTCGCCACTCGTCCACCAGTACCTCGGGCTGAGCGTCATCGACATGATAATCCTCTTCCCGGCGTACAACGGCGTCGTCGGGCTGCCCATCACCGCCCTGTTGTTGTTCTGGGCCGTCAACGACAGCGACGTGATGGGCGAGTACACGAACGGCTGGAAACTGAACCTCCTCAACAGTGCGCTCATCCTGCTGGCGGTCTACTCCGCGTGGACCGCCGGACAGGCCGTCATCAACGCCATCCTCACGGGTGGGTTCTGAACCGATGCTCGCCGGCGTTCCCACCCCCACGCTCGCGCTGCTCGTCGTGCTCTCGCTGTTCGCCGGCGCCGGCATCACGGCCGTCGGTCCGGGCGGCGTCTTCATCACCATCGCGCTCGTCGCGCTGACCGACCTGCCGCCGCCGGTCGTCGTCGGCACGGCGAGCGCGACGTTCGTCGCGACCGGTCTCGTCGGAACGGAGAGCTACCGCCGCTCGGGCGAACTCGACTCGCGCGCGGGCCAGTGGACGGCGGCCGTCTTGAGTCTCACGGGCCTCGTGGGCGCGCTCGTCGGCGTCCGCCTGAACGCGCTGGTCGACGCGGCGACGTTCAGCGTCCTGCTCGGCGTGTTCGTCTCGCTGACGGGCGTCCTCGTCTACTACCGTACCCGTCACGCGTCGGTCGAGGATGACTACGACGCGACCACGGTCCGCGGCACGCTCGGCGTCGCCGGCATCGGCGGGTTCGTCGGCGTCTCGGGTGGATTGCTCGGCGTCGGCGGCCCGGTTCTCGCCGTCCCGCTGCTGGTGGCCGTCGGCGTGCCGATGCTCGTCGCGGTGGGCGTCGCGCAGGTGCAGTCGGTGTTCGTCGCCGCGTTCGCGACAGCCGGCTACCTCGCCCAGGGCGCTGTCTCCTGGCCGCTCGTCGTCGCCATCGGCGTCCCCGAGATCGTCGGCGTCGTCGCCGGCTGGAGGGTCGCGCAGTCGGTCGACTCACAGCGACTCACCCGAGCGCTCGCTGTGCTGTTGCTCGTTCTCGGCCCGTACATCGTGCTCCGGTAAACTCCGCGTCGCTCGCGACCGACCAGCCGGGGCCCCGGGCGCCCCGGACCGCGAGCACTCGTTCCTGGCTGGGGGTGGATGCGCCCCGTCATCAGCGGGCACCACCCCAAGGCAGTTCTCGGTCGCGTGAGACGTACGAGTATGGAGCCATCGCGTGATCGGTACGACGCGGTCATCGTTGGCGCGGGGCACAACGGACTGACGGCGGCGCTTGTTCTCGCGAGCGAGGGCTGGACGCCGCTGGTGGTGGAGCGAAACGAGAAGATCGGCGGAGCGCTGCGGAGCGACGAACTCACCGAGGATGGGTACGTACACGACACGTTCTCGACGAACCAGAACCTCTTCCTGGACTCCGCGGTGTTCGAGGAGTTCGGCGACCGGCTACGGGAGCACGGGCTGGCGTTCTCCACGTCCGCGAAACCGTTCGCGAACGTCTTCCCCGACGGAGACGCGCTCCGGGTCTACCAGGACGCGGAGCGGACGCGCGAGGAACTCGCGGCCCACAGTGCGGCGGACGCCGCGGGGTGGGAGACGCTCCGCGGGGAGTTCGATCGGTTCGAGCGGACGTTCCTGCCGCTGTACGGGACCGAACTCCCGTCCGTCGAGGCCGGGCGGCAGCTCGCGTCGGCGTTGCGGTCCGAGGGGGTCCGGGGACTCACGGAACTCGCACAGATTCCGCTGAGTTCGACGCGAGAACTCGGTGACGCGTACTTCGAGACGCCGGAAGCGAAGGCGTTGATGGCGTGCTGGGGGATGCACATCGATTTCGGTCCGGAGGTGTCCGGCGGCGGGATGTTCCCGTTCCTCGAATCGTTCGGCGCGCTCGAACACGGCATCAGCGTCACGACCGGTGGGGCGTCCCACCTCGTGGAGGCGCTCGCCGACGTGCTGCGCGAGGAGGGCGGCGAGGTGGTCACCGGCACCGAAGTCACGTCGGTGCTCACCGCGGACGACCGCGCCGTCGGCGTCCGACTCGACTCCGGCGAGACCGTCCACGCGGACCGCGCCGTCGTCGGCAACGTCACGCCGACGGTGCTCTTCGAGAACCTCCTCGAACACCACGACTTCTCCGACTCGTTCGAATCGAAGGTGGACCGCTACGAGTACGGCCCCGGGACGATGATGGTGCACCTCGCGCTCGACGACCTCCCGGACTGGGACGCCGCGGCCGACCTCGACGAGTTCGCGTACGTCCACATCGCGCCGTACGTCGAGGATCTCTCGGCGACGTACCGGGACGCGCGGAACGGCTACATCCCGGAGAGCCCCATGCTCGTCGTCGGGCAGACGACAGCCGTGGACGACTCACGGACGCCGGACGACGGCGACATCCTCTGGGTGCAGGTGCGCGCGCTGCCGAGCGAGATCCGCGGGGACGCCGCGGGCGACATCGACGCGACGGACTGGGACGAAGCGAAGGACCCGGTTGCTGACCGCGTAATCGGGAAACTCTCGGAGTACGCGCCCGAAATCCGGGAACTGATCCGGGACCGGACGGTGCTCTCACCCGCCGACCTCGAGGCCGAGAACCCGAACCTCGTCGGCGGAGACTCCGTCGCGGGCAGCCACCACCTCCGACAGAACTTCCTCTGGCGGCCGTTCCCCGGGTGGTCGCGGTACGAGATGCCCCTCGACGGCCTCTACATGTGCGGCGCGGCGACCTGGCCCGGAGCGGGGAACAACGCCGCGTCGGGCTACCTCGCGGCGAAACACGTGCTCCGCCCGAGCGCGCCGGCCCGACTCGCGAACGCCACCGAGGAGTACGCCGGCCTCGCGAGGACCTGGCTACGCCGCAATTTCTAGGCCCTCACGGAGGGGACCCCGCTGAAAATCCGCGCCGTCCGTACGAACCGGTGGCGTCGGATGCGAACCAACGTTGTTGACCGCCCAACCGGTGGCGCTCGGTGGGCGTCGAGACGCCTGGCGCGTCGAGAAAGCAACACGCTCTGTTCGCCAGTCGTCAGGGAGACCAAACGACCTAACGTTCCTGTCACCGAAACAGTCGGTATGGCCGCCGAGAGCGACGACACCCGCGTGTGGCTCGTCGAGCGGGGGTACAACAACCGCGACCTCATCATCCTGAAGTACGCGACCCTCGACGGCGAGCGGGTCTTCCGCCGCGAACTCGCCGCCCAGGCGGTCGACGTGGACACGGTCACCGCCGCGCGGGACGTCTCGACAGACAACCTGGAGGTCGTCGACGATCCGGACCTCCAGGACCGATACGCGTCGGAGGCCACTCGCATGCGCGACGAGCACGACCCCGAGAACACTGTGTGACTGGCGAGACCGTCGGCTCCGATTGTCCCGACGATAGCGAGGGCGCGTCCGCGCAAACGGTGGGCGGTTACCGCTACCCGGGGCGGTGAACCGCGCCCACTATCGTGCCCACCATACACAATACCTGCCTCGTTGAACCCAGAAAGTTACCATCGGATCTGTAGGTCTGACCGAGTTGAAACTCCCCCATAGACTATAGTAAGCTCTCTACTGGGGATTCTGGTGCATCGGGACTTCGCGACTGATGGAGATGCACGTTCAAAACGGGCAGTAGGATTGTACGCCAACGGCCTTATTGCTCTCCGAGGCGAACCCAACCCATGTCCGAGCGAACCTCGATGACGCGTCGAGCAGTTCTGTCCGGGGCCGCGGGCGCTGCGGCCGTGACGACAGTGCCCGTGGTCTCCGCCCAGGACGGCGGCCCCGACTACGGTGGCTGGTTCGACGGCGTCAGCAACTTCAAGGGTACTGCTGACTACACCGGCCAGTCCGAGGTCACCGTCTGGGTCGGCGCACAGGGCAACGGCGGCTACTTCGCGTTCTCGCCGCCCGCCATCCGCGTCGACCCCGGCGCAACGGTCACCTGGACGTGGACCGGTGAGGGCGGCAGCCACAACGTGGTCGCTCAGGACGACGCGTACCGGAGCGAGCTGTCGAGTGAGGAGGGGCACACGTTCACCCACACGTTCGAGGGGTCGGGCGA encodes:
- a CDS encoding sulfite exporter TauE/SafE family protein, giving the protein MLAGVPTPTLALLVVLSLFAGAGITAVGPGGVFITIALVALTDLPPPVVVGTASATFVATGLVGTESYRRSGELDSRAGQWTAAVLSLTGLVGALVGVRLNALVDAATFSVLLGVFVSLTGVLVYYRTRHASVEDDYDATTVRGTLGVAGIGGFVGVSGGLLGVGGPVLAVPLLVAVGVPMLVAVGVAQVQSVFVAAFATAGYLAQGAVSWPLVVAIGVPEIVGVVAGWRVAQSVDSQRLTRALAVLLLVLGPYIVLR
- a CDS encoding acyl-CoA dehydrogenase family protein yields the protein MTGDGIDYGDLDEGRHCNYWALDPTLQFEARRVYPTEEFEWAEDVLSSFGDVLGNRLADTADRIDEAGHELRSFDKHGNRLNEVEYHPFVHEQERVAYEEFGLTHDAFHAPPGCDEPVGLTHTLTMQALLSYVDAGFCCPVSMTTGAAIVLEKFDDGSLEEYFEALTARDATEHIEGAMFLTEKQGGSDVGANKVRAERTDEDDVYELHGEKWFCSNIDAEGALALARTPDAPDGVEGLSLFLVPKTLPDGEVNDAHFRRLKDKLGTISVPTGEIEFQGAEAYLVGEEQAGFRYMAEMMNFERLTNATGAVGVMGRALLEAKVRAANREAFGNPIEEYPLMRRDLVDMAVDYEAAVAFSFEAARLLDERERAGDDSAAYQLLRLFVPIAKKTTARMAVETSSYAMEILGGNGYVREHTTERLLRDAQVLPIWEGPSNVLALDVLRALERENAHEALVPYVREKLDAVDHPELTAVADEVTSQFRDLQNTLGALAAEDDDYAQYHAKRLADLIFDVVTAALLLEEAQWQLDEADDARKALVAWHFVDTRFGSEDAYGVASGERFAMDDDVFASIVKHATAEPGVLADAAPADD
- a CDS encoding phytoene desaturase family protein, with translation MEPSRDRYDAVIVGAGHNGLTAALVLASEGWTPLVVERNEKIGGALRSDELTEDGYVHDTFSTNQNLFLDSAVFEEFGDRLREHGLAFSTSAKPFANVFPDGDALRVYQDAERTREELAAHSAADAAGWETLRGEFDRFERTFLPLYGTELPSVEAGRQLASALRSEGVRGLTELAQIPLSSTRELGDAYFETPEAKALMACWGMHIDFGPEVSGGGMFPFLESFGALEHGISVTTGGASHLVEALADVLREEGGEVVTGTEVTSVLTADDRAVGVRLDSGETVHADRAVVGNVTPTVLFENLLEHHDFSDSFESKVDRYEYGPGTMMVHLALDDLPDWDAAADLDEFAYVHIAPYVEDLSATYRDARNGYIPESPMLVVGQTTAVDDSRTPDDGDILWVQVRALPSEIRGDAAGDIDATDWDEAKDPVADRVIGKLSEYAPEIRELIRDRTVLSPADLEAENPNLVGGDSVAGSHHLRQNFLWRPFPGWSRYEMPLDGLYMCGAATWPGAGNNAASGYLAAKHVLRPSAPARLANATEEYAGLARTWLRRNF
- a CDS encoding NRAMP family divalent metal transporter, producing MSVGRITDDVSIPSVSEFFQRYGLALVMVASYFGSGSVFIASSAGVRYGYTLLWAVVGAVLLGFMAQDMSARLGIHGDSLAEFAREKLGSTIATAVVVLLSVGCVAWTLELTAAVGRGVVVLLDLQAIGWQPFAYLTGLAAMVVGILGYDAVEKLMVAMMFVLLLAYVLVAGASSPDLAAVASGFVPSFASAGSVTLAVSILGTTALWPNFFLESQLVEEKGWTDRADIPTMRRDLAIGYAVGGITTIAIVVAAAAVLRPAGYEQLQTFLTPGRALASILGEWAMVVFLIGTLAAAFNSIIPIMWAPAHMIPTAMGDSYADSTRVFRLVYVVGVALGSLSPLVHQYLGLSVIDMIILFPAYNGVVGLPITALLLFWAVNDSDVMGEYTNGWKLNLLNSALILLAVYSAWTAGQAVINAILTGGF
- a CDS encoding halocyanin domain-containing protein; the encoded protein is MSERTSMTRRAVLSGAAGAAAVTTVPVVSAQDGGPDYGGWFDGVSNFKGTADYTGQSEVTVWVGAQGNGGYFAFSPPAIRVDPGATVTWTWTGEGGSHNVVAQDDAYRSELSSEEGHTFTHTFEGSGDGVSISKYFCVPHRSLGMKGAVVVGGSGGLDPGSYDTPSTGAGGGGSESGGGGGGFSIGALSIVGTLLVGLLSPLFFAIFLLFQDSEEESAT